The Oncorhynchus tshawytscha isolate Ot180627B linkage group LG08, Otsh_v2.0, whole genome shotgun sequence genome window below encodes:
- the LOC112255983 gene encoding cytochrome P450 4V2, which yields MVIMSGTYTLGIICLVLLIVLLACIMYHPLKKYFQDWNDLRPIPGVDGAYPIIGNALLFSTNAGDFFNQIIEGTKEFRHLPLLKVWVGPLPLVVLFHAETVEGILHSSKHIDKAYFYRFMQPWLGTGLLTSTGDKWRGRRKMLTPTFHFSILAEFLEVMNEQAEVLTQKLEKQAGGDPFNCFSYITLCALDIICETAMGKNIYAQSNSESEYVRSVYKMSDIIGRRQRAPWYWPDFIYSLLWEGKDHDNRLRILHSFTQSVIKERAESMENAGSDSESDHGIKRRRLAFLDMLLKATDEEGNYLSHSDIQEEVDTFMFEGHDTTAASMNWALHLLGSYPEVQTKVQEELQVVFGSSNRSVTVDDLKRLRYLECVIKETLRLFPAVPMFARTVSDDCHINGFKIPKGVNALIIPFALHRDPRYFPDPEEFRPERFLIENSTGRHPYAYIPFSAGPRNCIGQRFAMMEEKVVLSSVLRHFSVQACQSREELRPLGDLILRPEKGIWITLEKRQC from the exons ATGGTGATTATGTCTGGAACATACACGCTGGGGATCATATGTCTGGTCCTTCTGATTGTTCTGTTGGCCTGCATCATGTACCATCCACTGAAGAAATACTTTCAGGACTGGAACGATTTGAGGCCAATCCCTGGAGTGGATGGAGCTTATCCAATCATTGGGAATGCACTTCTGTTCAGCACTAATGCAGGAG ATTTCTTCAACCAGATTATTGAAGGCACTAAGGAGTTCAGACATTTACCATTGCTGAAGGTTTGGGTTGGACCCCTGCCATTGGTGGTCTTGTTTCATGCAGAGACTGTGGAG GGGATTCTGCACAGTTCCAAACACATAGACAAGGCATATTTCTATAGGTTTATGCAGCCTTGGCTTGGGACTGGCCTGCTCACCAG CACAGGGGATAAGTGGCGTGGCAGAAGGAAGATGTTGACCCCGACATTCCATTTCTCCATCTTGGCTGAGTTTCTGGAGGTGATGAATGAGCAGGCTGAGGTTTTAACACAGAAACTGGAGAAGCAGGCTGGAGGAGATCCATTCAACTGTTTTAGCTACATCACACTCTGTGCTTTGGACATTATTTGTG aaACGGCAATGGGAAAGAACATCTACGCACAAAGTAACAGCGAGTCTGAGTACGTCCGCAGTGTGTACAA AATGAGTGACATCATCGGACGTCGCCAGAGAGCTCCCTGGTATTGGCCAGACTTCATCTACAGTCTGTTATGGGAGGGGAAGGACCATGACAATAGACTGAGGATCCTCCATTCATTCACTCAGAGT GTGATCaaggagagagcagaaagcatGGAGAATGCAGGTTCTGACAGTGAATCTGACCATGGCATCAAAAGGAGAAGACTTGCCTTCCTGGACATGCTGTTAAAAGCCACTGATGAGGAGGGAAATTACTTGAGCCATAGTGATATCCAAGAGGAGGTGGACACCTTTATGTTTGAG GGCCATGACACCACAGCAGCCTCTATGAACTGGGCCCTTCACCTACTGGGATCCTACCCTGAGGTCCAGACCAAGGTCCAGGAGGAGCTCCAAGTGGTGTTTG GTTCCTCCAACCGTTCGGTCACCGTCGATGACCTGAAGAGGTTACGTTACCTTGAATGCGTCATCAAGGAGACCCTTCGCCTCTTCCCCGCCGTGCCCATGTTCGCACGCACCGTAAGCGACGACTGTCACATCA ATGGCTTTAAAATTCCTAAAGGAGTGAATGCCCTGATCATTCCCTTTGCCCTGCACCGCGATCCACGATACTTCCCGGATCCCGAGGAGTTCCGGCCAGAGCGTTTCCTGATAGAGAACAGCACAGGACGACATCCCTACGCATACATCCCCTTCTCCGCTGGACCCAGGAACTGCATCG GCCAGCGGTTTGCCATGATGGAGGAGAAGGTGGTGCTGTCTTCGGTGTTGCGTCACTTCTCCGTGCAGGCCTGCCAGAGCCGAGAGGAGCTGAGACCTCTGGGTGACCTCATACTCCGACCAGAGAAGGGTATTTGGATTACGCTAGAGAAGAGACAATGCTAG